In Methanosarcina barkeri MS, a single window of DNA contains:
- the hdrA gene encoding ferredoxin:CoB-CoM heterodisulfide reductase subunit HdrA, whose amino-acid sequence MNAALDKTAVFICHCSGNISERIDINTLKKTLKAEGIPVFDYEYLCSREGQTLIKNKISEGNLDRIVIGSCTPSKHGTLFKKCIQEAGLNRAMLEIANLREHCAWVHPDKAGATEKALSLLQGKLNRLKNDEPLEEIKVNIVPQALVIGGGIAGITAAINLADNGISTYLVEKDTSIGGNMAKIGKVFSPDKLAEECAMCSLSPLMNEVIANPKITLLTWTEVESLSGSAGNFTVKLRKKPRYVHDNCTGCGRCSRVCPVLVENEFNCGYMDKKAISLRFSQSVPKIYCIDPDYCLQFKGETCGKCAEACKSGAIDFSQKEEIIELNVGAVIVATGFEEYNASQKPQYGYGIFKNVMTQMELARMLGINGPTKGTLVRPSDFSLNPDAVSSTGTCGSKSSLENSSENSPGIPKRIVMIQCVGSRDEKESGNRYCSRYCCMAALKHSNLIMKKYPGTEVTICYVDLRALGFYENYYRAVQDMGVRFVRGRPAEIIEKPDKSLLVRLEDTLNQKITELPADLVVLSAAMVPSKGTRKIASILNISQNESGFIKERHSKLRPVDSSLDGIFVCGTAQSPKDVTDTISQAGLAAVRARAFIADSPKALVNEIPIINQLLCNQCKECLKCPFEAFSLNENGKIIVDPLVCTGCGYCTELCQNGAIQIEGFTKSQLKAEVEGVVEEGDLIGFVNSGIASLTCDNIGNSALTYPSNVKLIKVPTNLVVDKYLLLYAFKRGASAVLFVEDPPDSPKAEIIYPLTVSHFEKLKKELGDSGNRLYFKKAYVPNTRGLASTFTNLAQEGEMIK is encoded by the coding sequence ATGAACGCTGCCCTGGACAAAACCGCTGTATTTATCTGCCATTGCAGTGGGAACATTTCCGAACGTATTGATATTAATACACTTAAGAAAACCCTTAAGGCAGAAGGGATCCCGGTCTTCGATTATGAGTATCTCTGTTCAAGAGAAGGACAGACCCTTATTAAAAATAAAATTTCTGAAGGGAACCTCGACCGGATAGTAATAGGTTCGTGCACGCCTTCCAAACACGGCACTCTTTTTAAAAAGTGTATCCAGGAAGCAGGCTTGAACCGGGCAATGCTTGAAATAGCAAATCTCAGGGAACACTGTGCCTGGGTGCATCCGGACAAAGCCGGAGCGACTGAGAAAGCCCTCTCACTTCTTCAGGGAAAACTCAACCGCCTGAAAAATGATGAACCCCTTGAAGAAATAAAAGTAAATATCGTTCCGCAGGCCCTCGTTATTGGCGGAGGAATTGCAGGAATAACTGCGGCAATTAACCTTGCAGACAACGGAATTTCCACCTACCTGGTCGAGAAAGACACCAGTATCGGTGGGAATATGGCAAAAATAGGCAAAGTTTTTTCTCCTGACAAACTTGCGGAAGAGTGCGCTATGTGCTCGCTAAGCCCGCTGATGAATGAAGTAATAGCTAACCCGAAAATAACCCTTCTAACCTGGACTGAGGTAGAAAGCTTAAGCGGAAGTGCTGGCAACTTCACAGTAAAGCTAAGGAAAAAACCGAGATACGTACACGATAACTGTACAGGCTGTGGCCGATGCAGCCGCGTCTGCCCTGTCCTGGTTGAAAATGAGTTCAACTGTGGGTACATGGACAAAAAGGCAATCTCCCTGCGTTTCTCCCAGTCCGTCCCGAAAATTTACTGCATAGATCCTGACTACTGCCTGCAGTTCAAGGGCGAAACATGCGGAAAATGCGCAGAGGCCTGTAAATCCGGAGCTATTGACTTCTCACAGAAGGAAGAGATTATAGAGCTCAATGTAGGTGCAGTTATTGTTGCTACCGGGTTTGAGGAGTATAACGCATCCCAGAAACCCCAGTACGGGTATGGAATTTTCAAAAACGTTATGACCCAGATGGAACTTGCCAGAATGCTCGGGATCAATGGCCCTACAAAAGGAACACTGGTCAGGCCTTCGGACTTCAGCCTGAACCCTGATGCTGTCAGCTCAACAGGCACCTGTGGTAGTAAAAGTTCCTTAGAAAATTCCTCTGAGAATAGTCCAGGAATCCCTAAAAGGATAGTTATGATCCAGTGTGTGGGCTCAAGGGACGAAAAAGAAAGTGGAAACCGCTATTGTTCCAGGTACTGCTGCATGGCAGCTTTAAAGCACTCGAACTTGATAATGAAAAAATATCCGGGTACTGAGGTCACGATCTGTTATGTCGATTTGCGAGCTCTTGGTTTTTACGAAAACTACTATCGGGCAGTCCAGGATATGGGAGTTAGATTTGTAAGGGGAAGACCTGCCGAAATTATCGAGAAGCCGGATAAAAGCCTTCTTGTCAGACTCGAAGATACCCTTAACCAGAAAATAACAGAACTGCCTGCTGATCTCGTTGTACTCTCTGCGGCTATGGTCCCTTCAAAGGGAACCCGAAAAATTGCCAGCATACTGAATATTAGCCAGAATGAAAGCGGTTTTATCAAAGAAAGGCACTCGAAATTGAGGCCTGTAGACAGCTCACTGGACGGGATCTTTGTCTGTGGCACTGCCCAGAGCCCTAAGGATGTTACGGATACTATTTCCCAGGCAGGACTTGCAGCTGTAAGAGCAAGGGCCTTTATTGCCGACAGCCCCAAAGCCCTTGTAAACGAAATTCCGATTATCAATCAGCTTCTCTGTAATCAGTGTAAGGAATGTCTCAAGTGCCCGTTCGAGGCTTTTTCTTTGAATGAGAATGGAAAGATTATCGTAGACCCGCTTGTCTGTACTGGGTGCGGATACTGTACTGAACTCTGTCAGAATGGAGCTATTCAGATTGAAGGCTTTACAAAAAGCCAGCTAAAAGCCGAAGTTGAAGGGGTAGTCGAAGAAGGAGATCTGATTGGCTTTGTAAACAGCGGGATCGCGTCCTTAACCTGTGATAATATAGGAAATAGTGCACTGACCTATCCGTCAAATGTCAAGTTAATCAAAGTGCCCACAAACCTCGTGGTTGATAAATACCTGTTACTTTATGCCTTCAAACGCGGAGCATCGGCTGTCCTTTTCGTGGAGGACCCTCCAGATAGCCCAAAAGCTGAGATTATATATCCTTTAACTGTCAGCCATTTTGAGAAACTGAAGAAAGAACTTGGAGATTCAGGAAACCGGCTCTATTTCAAAAAAGCTTATGTTCCAAACACAAGAGGGCTTGCAAGCACTTTTACCAACCTTGCCCAGGAAGGAGAGATGATCAAATGA
- the hdrB gene encoding ferredoxin:CoB-CoM heterodisulfide reductase subunit HdrB — translation MKTIEDIPDSQLLLFKSCMVEQEYPGVETSTCYVFDRLGIDYCINNEQSCCTGIGHYTDIFEGLTTAAIAARNFAVARRCGYPNITCLCSTCYAVNKEACETLNTNTEVREKVNSIFREKGLENLVYEKDDMNPRTNIYHAVEILLSKVDKIQEQKKFDLSGIKTAAHHACHYYKVQYLDVLGNPENPQLIDNIAAACGAEPVRWYEDRTLTCGMGFSQLHLNKNTSLQVTKAKLDSLQRAGVELMLHMCPNCQIQYDRYQPVIEKEFGVKYDMVHMNIAQFVALSMGADPYKVCGFQTHSVPLEGFLEKNGII, via the coding sequence TTGAAAACGATAGAAGATATCCCGGACAGCCAGCTTTTATTATTTAAGAGCTGCATGGTCGAGCAGGAGTACCCAGGGGTGGAAACCTCCACTTGTTATGTCTTTGACAGGCTTGGAATAGACTACTGTATAAACAATGAGCAGTCCTGCTGCACAGGAATAGGCCATTATACTGATATATTTGAAGGACTGACAACAGCAGCCATTGCAGCCCGAAACTTTGCAGTTGCAAGAAGATGTGGGTATCCCAATATAACCTGCCTCTGTTCAACCTGTTATGCCGTAAATAAGGAAGCCTGTGAAACCCTGAATACCAACACCGAGGTCCGGGAAAAAGTGAACTCTATCTTCCGGGAAAAGGGCCTTGAAAACCTTGTTTACGAAAAAGACGACATGAACCCGAGGACAAACATCTACCATGCAGTAGAGATTCTTTTAAGCAAGGTCGATAAAATCCAGGAGCAGAAAAAATTCGATTTATCAGGAATCAAAACTGCAGCCCATCATGCTTGCCATTACTATAAAGTTCAGTATCTCGATGTCCTCGGAAACCCTGAAAACCCCCAGTTGATAGATAACATAGCCGCAGCCTGCGGAGCCGAGCCTGTACGCTGGTACGAAGACCGGACTCTTACCTGCGGGATGGGCTTTTCCCAGCTTCACCTTAACAAAAACACCTCGCTTCAGGTGACAAAGGCAAAACTCGACAGCCTTCAAAGAGCAGGTGTGGAGCTTATGCTTCATATGTGCCCGAATTGCCAGATCCAGTACGACCGCTACCAGCCTGTTATCGAAAAAGAGTTTGGCGTAAAATATGACATGGTGCACATGAACATTGCCCAGTTCGTAGCCCTTTCAATGGGTGCTGACCCTTACAAGGTGTGCGGCTTTCAGACTCACTCTGTGCCTCTTGAAGGGTTTCTGGAAAAGAATGGGATAATCTAA
- a CDS encoding PAS domain S-box protein — MNTKIEKLLANNPNPMLSVYKDGTVLYSNESSEPLLQEWGTKIGEKLPSSIEDLVLKTISRNSPETKDVRVGKRVYRINIHPLPEEECINIYGFDISNHASLEEKLLECERKYRSIIETTNEGIWITDTEEVTTFVTQKMAEMLGYTTEEMIGKSAFDFVDKDDMESSRIRTKSQHEGIKEKGYEMKFCRKDGSIVWSLVSSTPLLDAEGKHTGNMSMCSDITQCKKAEKELKRTNEELEKWNQETINERQRLYNVLDTLPAMIILLTSDYHVAFANRRFRKRFGDPGGRHCYEYYFGFTRPCKFCESHKVLETGQPHQWEVSGPDGSVYDAYNLPFTDVDGSPMILEMDIDVTEQKKAEERLQESEERYRNIVETANEGISIIDAEERITFVNKQVEDMFGYSSEELIGRLMWDFLSDESKAVIKHVFSKKGENINESLEIKFIRKNGYPLWTHTNSKSIFDKNGKFLGTLNLHTDITKRKEVEEALRNFEIARKKEIHHRIKNNLQVISSLLDLQAEKFRNRKIINESEVLEAFRESQDRVKSMALIHEELYKGEELDKLNFSLYIKELADALFVTYKIGNADVSLNMDLEENILLDMDTAIPLGIIVNELVSNSLKYAFPDRENGEIQIKFHKNGENGSIIEKSKNEEYKSTSFILTISDNGVGISEDLDIKELDSLGLQLVTFLVDQLDGELELKKSNGTEFIIRFTVVEKNNHASASAPHLIK; from the coding sequence ATGAATACAAAAATTGAAAAACTTCTAGCAAATAATCCGAATCCTATGCTTAGTGTCTATAAGGATGGTACTGTTCTTTACTCAAATGAATCTAGTGAACCCTTATTGCAGGAGTGGGGCACGAAAATCGGAGAAAAACTGCCGTCTTCTATCGAAGATTTAGTGCTAAAAACAATTTCTAGGAATAGTCCGGAAACAAAGGACGTCAGAGTGGGAAAAAGAGTATACCGGATCAATATTCACCCTTTACCGGAAGAAGAATGCATCAATATTTATGGATTTGACATAAGTAACCATGCGAGCCTTGAAGAAAAACTGTTGGAATGTGAGAGAAAGTACCGCAGCATCATAGAGACAACAAACGAAGGTATCTGGATTACCGACACTGAAGAAGTTACGACTTTTGTTACTCAAAAAATGGCTGAAATGCTCGGGTACACAACAGAAGAAATGATAGGGAAATCAGCCTTTGACTTTGTCGATAAAGATGACATGGAAAGTTCGCGTATCAGAACAAAATCCCAACATGAAGGCATCAAAGAAAAAGGGTACGAAATGAAGTTCTGCCGCAAGGATGGCAGTATTGTCTGGTCGCTTGTGAGCTCTACGCCTCTCCTTGATGCAGAGGGAAAACATACCGGTAACATGAGCATGTGTTCTGACATTACTCAGTGTAAAAAGGCTGAAAAAGAGCTTAAAAGAACAAATGAGGAACTGGAGAAGTGGAACCAAGAAACAATAAATGAACGCCAACGTCTTTATAACGTGCTGGATACGCTGCCGGCAATGATAATCCTGTTAACATCTGACTATCATGTCGCTTTTGCCAACCGCAGATTCCGCAAAAGATTCGGGGACCCTGGTGGCCGACACTGCTATGAATATTATTTTGGATTCACTAGGCCTTGTAAATTCTGCGAATCACATAAAGTACTTGAAACCGGTCAACCTCATCAGTGGGAGGTAAGCGGTCCGGACGGAAGTGTTTATGATGCCTATAATTTACCGTTCACTGACGTTGACGGTTCTCCTATGATCCTTGAGATGGACATTGATGTCACCGAGCAAAAAAAAGCAGAAGAAAGACTTCAAGAAAGTGAGGAGAGATACCGCAACATTGTAGAGACAGCAAACGAAGGCATAAGCATAATTGATGCGGAAGAAAGAATTACTTTTGTCAATAAGCAGGTTGAAGATATGTTTGGTTACAGTTCAGAAGAACTCATTGGCAGGTTGATGTGGGACTTTCTCAGTGATGAAAGTAAAGCCGTCATCAAGCATGTTTTTAGCAAAAAAGGAGAAAACATCAATGAGAGCCTTGAGATTAAATTTATACGTAAAAATGGCTACCCTCTATGGACGCATACTAATTCCAAATCTATTTTTGATAAAAATGGTAAGTTTTTGGGAACTCTAAACCTTCATACTGACATAACCAAGCGAAAGGAAGTTGAAGAAGCTCTCAGAAATTTTGAGATTGCCCGTAAGAAAGAAATCCATCACAGAATCAAAAATAATCTTCAGGTAATCTCATCACTACTGGACCTTCAAGCTGAAAAGTTCAGAAACAGAAAGATTATTAATGAATCGGAAGTACTGGAAGCCTTCAGAGAGAGCCAGGACCGCGTGAAATCAATGGCTCTTATCCATGAAGAACTATATAAAGGTGAAGAGCTCGATAAACTTAACTTTTCGCTGTACATCAAGGAACTTGCTGATGCTCTATTCGTGACCTACAAAATCGGTAATGCTGATGTCAGCTTAAATATGGATCTGGAAGAGAACATATTACTTGACATGGACACAGCAATTCCATTAGGAATAATTGTCAATGAGCTTGTTTCCAATTCCCTGAAGTATGCATTCCCTGACAGAGAAAACGGAGAAATCCAAATCAAGTTCCATAAAAACGGAGAAAATGGAAGCATCATAGAAAAAAGTAAAAATGAAGAATATAAAAGTACCAGTTTCATATTGACAATTTCTGATAACGGTGTTGGTATTTCTGAAGACCTTGATATAAAAGAACTTGATAGTCTGGGGCTTCAGCTTGTAACTTTCCTTGTCGACCAGTTAGACGGAGAACTTGAACTGAAAAAGAGCAATGGGACAGAGTTCATTATCAGGTTCACTGTAGTAGAAAAGAATAATCATGCATCGGCATCAGCGCCACATTTAATTAAATAA
- a CDS encoding transcriptional regulator, with protein MVDKSGPVMDISNTKKEIPVAMGPDEHEMIELFRRINVSRPIAFTLACLAKGNEISSQNIEMVSGLRQPEVSVAMRYLRENNWIDIREEKKSKGKGRPVKLYRLTVPMDYIVSKIEEDIVAESKIVFKNIERLKHIA; from the coding sequence ATGGTAGATAAAAGTGGTCCAGTTATGGATATATCTAACACAAAAAAAGAGATCCCGGTAGCTATGGGACCAGACGAACATGAAATGATAGAACTATTTAGAAGAATTAACGTTAGTAGACCAATTGCTTTTACGCTTGCATGCCTTGCAAAAGGAAATGAGATCTCGTCCCAGAACATTGAAATGGTATCAGGCTTGAGACAACCTGAAGTCAGTGTTGCAATGCGGTATCTCCGCGAAAATAACTGGATTGACATCCGGGAAGAAAAGAAATCAAAGGGTAAAGGCAGACCGGTAAAGTTATACAGGCTTACAGTCCCAATGGACTATATTGTTAGCAAGATCGAAGAAGATATTGTAGCCGAAAGCAAAATCGTGTTCAAAAATATTGAACGCCTGAAGCACATTGCCTGA
- a CDS encoding transcriptional regulator has protein sequence MIVVADNGFTSKDNEFKMGEIEYEMVELLRRLNINRPVALTLACLSKGEEISSQRIEMVSGLRQPEVSIAMRYLRENDWVDMREEKKNQGKGRPVKLYKLTVRMETIINSIEEDVMAESKAVLQNIERLKSLS, from the coding sequence ATGATAGTTGTGGCAGATAATGGGTTTACATCAAAGGACAACGAATTTAAGATGGGAGAGATTGAATACGAGATGGTGGAGCTTTTAAGAAGGCTTAATATTAATAGACCAGTTGCTCTCACCCTTGCATGCCTTTCTAAAGGAGAGGAAATTTCTTCCCAACGCATCGAAATGGTATCAGGCTTGAGACAGCCAGAAGTTAGTATCGCAATGCGCTATCTCCGTGAAAATGACTGGGTAGATATGCGGGAAGAAAAGAAGAATCAGGGCAAAGGCAGACCGGTTAAATTGTATAAACTGACGGTTCGGATGGAAACGATTATCAATTCAATAGAAGAAGACGTAATGGCTGAAAGTAAGGCCGTGCTTCAGAATATAGAACGCCTCAAGAGCCTTTCCTGA
- a CDS encoding nucleoside deaminase codes for MKEFMKHFITQDTPVTEEVLNVIAHLPTKSLPAIVEDKFFVKLRDQNIMRIAVLLTQKSYDEGGCLIGGVIIDNNTRRIVGKGHDTLVQDGDPYNHGETSAIRDAGRQDFSNTTIFTMLSPCDVCATLIYMRQFDRVVVGDVTSALGNEVPWVMNRCFARRVSKSISLKTPWGIALYAKYRAEKPELDMEDWKGLAAVCKATQSTL; via the coding sequence TTGAAAGAGTTTATGAAACACTTCATTACACAGGACACGCCTGTTACGGAAGAAGTGCTTAATGTCATCGCTCATTTGCCCACAAAAAGTCTTCCTGCGATAGTTGAAGATAAATTTTTTGTTAAACTGAGAGACCAAAATATTATGCGTATAGCAGTTTTACTTACGCAAAAAAGCTATGACGAAGGTGGATGCCTCATCGGTGGCGTTATCATCGATAACAATACGCGTCGGATTGTTGGGAAAGGACACGATACGCTTGTGCAGGATGGTGACCCTTACAACCACGGTGAAACGTCAGCAATACGCGATGCAGGACGACAGGACTTCAGTAATACCACGATTTTCACAATGCTTAGTCCCTGTGACGTTTGTGCCACGTTAATATATATGCGCCAATTCGACCGTGTGGTCGTCGGTGATGTTACAAGTGCCTTGGGTAATGAAGTGCCTTGGGTAATGAACAGATGCTTTGCGAGAAGGGTGTCAAAGTCTATATCCTTGAAGACTCCGTGGGGAATAGCATTGTATGCAAAATATCGGGCTGAAAAACCGGAGCTTGACATGGAAGATTGGAAAGGCCTGGCTGCCGTTTGCAAAGCCACTCAATCGACTTTATAA
- the hdrC gene encoding ferredoxin:CoB-CoM heterodisulfide reductase subunit HdrC, whose product MISHVNEYDTPECKTLAETAKKSIRTPASLGLDRCIQCGACTASCPAARFTDYSPRQIVKKVLENDRSVLESEMIWSCFYCYSCNLRCPRNNSPVTIVQVLRQMAINEGIGVEKLAYFLEIGEYLAENGASKIPGPGAKNMERDLGERWISFKKNLESIRDELGLSSKDIRNTHGEVQTILEATGYFEREKWIKAKIQEKLLHQLLENQYIKRENRSGDFGFENDRRYPGQPAFII is encoded by the coding sequence ATGATTTCACATGTAAACGAATACGATACCCCGGAATGTAAAACCCTTGCAGAAACCGCAAAGAAAAGCATCCGGACACCTGCCTCTCTGGGGCTTGACCGTTGCATTCAGTGCGGAGCCTGCACGGCCTCCTGTCCTGCAGCCCGCTTTACAGACTACAGCCCGCGCCAGATTGTAAAAAAAGTACTGGAAAACGACCGTAGTGTACTTGAGTCCGAAATGATCTGGTCCTGTTTCTACTGTTATTCCTGTAACCTGCGTTGTCCCAGAAATAATAGCCCTGTAACAATTGTACAGGTGCTCAGGCAGATGGCCATCAACGAGGGTATAGGAGTTGAAAAGCTTGCCTACTTCCTTGAGATCGGAGAATATCTTGCAGAAAACGGAGCTAGCAAGATACCGGGTCCTGGAGCTAAGAATATGGAGAGAGACCTCGGGGAACGCTGGATCAGTTTTAAAAAGAACCTTGAGTCAATTCGTGATGAACTGGGGCTGAGTTCAAAGGATATCAGGAACACACATGGGGAAGTTCAGACCATTCTTGAAGCCACAGGCTATTTTGAAAGGGAAAAATGGATCAAGGCAAAAATACAGGAAAAACTTTTGCATCAACTCCTGGAGAACCAGTACATCAAGAGAGAAAATAGAAGCGGAGATTTCGGCTTTGAAAACGATAGAAGATATCCCGGACAGCCAGCTTTTATTATTTAA
- a CDS encoding metal-dependent hydrolase, protein MLGKDHVSITLGTVFPFTIPLIFSENSHPVYAFCLLASTVIGSLIPDADSDEKPKLHYDFKIIYDIMVPLHKLIVFSFSFFNLKEKMNLQYVVEEQHRGIMHSPIGVFISSFVLTLLTAIIGCFIFHGINATLIGFLFLGLISGQFLHLLEDSCTISGINWLFPFGTCELKGSIYTGNKIEGKKDIRLFLYRVSLLFASAILLILYSLEAIDVNGSGIYLLIFAVVALIWGLIFLTAKTDNDNLWIQDAKKVRELERAVDRVGKQDDVRKRRNIGK, encoded by the coding sequence ATGTTGGGGAAAGATCACGTTTCTATAACACTTGGAACAGTATTTCCATTTACGATTCCCCTGATATTTTCAGAGAATTCTCACCCTGTATACGCCTTCTGTTTACTTGCGTCTACTGTCATAGGCTCGCTGATACCTGATGCAGACAGTGACGAAAAGCCCAAGTTACACTATGATTTCAAAATAATTTATGATATTATGGTTCCTCTTCATAAGCTGATAGTTTTTTCTTTCAGTTTCTTTAACTTAAAAGAAAAGATGAATCTTCAATACGTTGTAGAGGAACAGCATAGAGGCATAATGCATTCGCCGATAGGAGTATTCATAAGCTCCTTTGTACTCACTTTGTTGACAGCAATAATAGGCTGTTTTATTTTCCATGGAATAAATGCTACTCTTATAGGTTTCTTATTTTTAGGTTTGATATCTGGTCAATTTTTACATTTACTCGAAGATTCCTGTACGATTTCAGGGATCAATTGGTTATTTCCATTTGGGACCTGTGAGTTAAAAGGTAGTATTTACACAGGTAACAAAATAGAAGGAAAGAAGGATATCAGGCTTTTTTTGTACAGAGTTTCCCTATTGTTTGCCTCTGCAATACTGTTGATCCTTTATTCACTGGAAGCTATAGATGTAAACGGATCGGGTATTTATCTCCTTATTTTTGCAGTTGTTGCTTTGATATGGGGTTTGATATTTCTTACCGCAAAGACCGATAACGATAATCTATGGATACAGGATGCTAAAAAGGTACGGGAATTAGAGAGAGCAGTAGATAGAGTTGGGAAGCAAGATGATGTAAGAAAAAGAAGAAATATTGGGAAGTAA
- a CDS encoding pyridoxamine 5'-phosphate oxidase family protein, translating into MTSKLMDYFNKQPRIGVLSTASKDGKVDSAVFGSPQMIDEKTVVVATGKNRTFSNLQENPYAMFLIMEPGADIMAWKGIRVYLKLKESATSGEMLDMIKSQIAKMAGEEAAKMIYATATFEIIELRPLVDMGQGWEKSI; encoded by the coding sequence ATGACGTCAAAATTGATGGACTACTTTAACAAGCAACCGAGAATTGGGGTTCTCAGCACAGCAAGTAAAGACGGAAAGGTAGATTCGGCTGTTTTCGGCTCACCTCAGATGATCGATGAAAAGACCGTTGTAGTTGCAACTGGTAAGAACCGCACGTTTTCAAACCTTCAGGAAAATCCTTATGCAATGTTCCTGATAATGGAACCGGGAGCAGATATTATGGCATGGAAAGGGATCAGGGTTTATCTGAAATTGAAGGAATCTGCAACGTCGGGGGAGATGCTTGATATGATCAAAAGCCAGATAGCAAAAATGGCCGGCGAGGAAGCGGCAAAGATGATATACGCAACTGCCACCTTCGAGATTATTGAGCTGAGGCCTCTCGTTGATATGGGACAGGGCTGGGAGAAATCAATCTGA
- a CDS encoding nitroreductase family protein: protein MGVFDIIKDRRSIRTYKDERIPKDKLEKLLEAARLAPSAANRQNWKFIVVENEEVKKQLVAACNNQPFVGTASSIIAGIGDPSQKWHQVDLAIALEHIVLEAVELGLGTCWIGAFDEDEVKKLLKIPQDKKVVALLTVGIPAESPAARPRKSLEEIVAYDEYK, encoded by the coding sequence ATGGGTGTATTTGACATAATCAAGGATAGGAGAAGCATAAGGACTTACAAAGACGAGCGAATACCGAAGGATAAGCTTGAGAAACTGCTTGAGGCTGCAAGGCTTGCGCCATCGGCTGCAAACAGGCAGAACTGGAAATTTATTGTTGTCGAAAATGAGGAAGTAAAAAAACAGCTTGTTGCTGCTTGCAATAATCAGCCATTCGTGGGTACCGCCTCAAGCATCATTGCAGGCATTGGAGATCCCTCCCAAAAATGGCACCAGGTCGACCTTGCCATCGCCCTTGAACACATTGTCCTGGAGGCTGTCGAGCTAGGACTGGGCACCTGCTGGATTGGCGCTTTCGACGAAGACGAAGTCAAAAAACTACTCAAGATTCCTCAGGACAAAAAAGTTGTAGCTTTACTGACCGTGGGAATCCCAGCCGAATCGCCCGCTGCCAGGCCAAGGAAATCTCTTGAAGAAATAGTAGCTTATGACGAGTATAAATAA
- a CDS encoding pyridoxamine 5'-phosphate oxidase family protein produces the protein MTSKLIDYFNKQPRIGVLSTASKDGMVDSAIFGSPNMIDEKTVVIATGKNRTFSNLQENPYAIYMIMEQDTEWKGIRVYMKMKESATSGEMLDTIKSHIAKMAGEEVAQMMYATVTFEIIELRPLVDMGQGWEKSI, from the coding sequence ATGACGTCAAAATTGATAGACTACTTTAACAAGCAACCGAGAATTGGAGTTCTCAGCACAGCGAGTAAAGATGGAATGGTAGATTCGGCTATTTTCGGCTCACCCAATATGATCGATGAAAAGACCGTTGTAATTGCAACAGGTAAGAACCGTACGTTTTCAAACCTTCAGGAAAACCCTTACGCGATATACATGATAATGGAACAAGATACGGAATGGAAAGGTATCAGGGTTTATATGAAGATGAAGGAATCTGCAACATCGGGGGAAATGCTTGATACGATTAAAAGCCATATCGCAAAAATGGCCGGGGAGGAGGTTGCGCAGATGATGTATGCAACGGTTACCTTCGAGATCATTGAGCTGAGACCTCTCGTTGATATGGGACAGGGCTGGGAGAAATCGATCTGA
- a CDS encoding DUF4352 domain-containing protein: protein MKKITIFSILIISLATVVAAGCASDTAGNGVQDVKTDENIEDNASQDQVTQSEQTASVKGSFNNPATTGETVVIEATGQSYEVSVTEVQRGEKANYIVKNENEFNENPASGYEYLLVKTKVTYTKGEGPENLGSTEFKVFCDGVECTESWVVLPNDYIKFDSGDVMPGATKEGWIAYTVPTGKEAILSFQPNMFDENTAYISLGIIQ, encoded by the coding sequence ATGAAGAAAATAACAATTTTTTCAATTTTGATAATTTCACTGGCTACTGTGGTGGCCGCTGGCTGTGCATCCGATACAGCCGGTAATGGAGTGCAGGATGTTAAAACTGATGAAAACATAGAAGACAATGCTTCACAAGATCAGGTTACTCAGTCAGAGCAGACAGCATCAGTGAAGGGAAGTTTCAACAACCCCGCGACAACAGGAGAAACTGTAGTTATTGAAGCTACCGGGCAATCTTATGAAGTTTCGGTTACCGAGGTCCAAAGAGGAGAGAAGGCAAACTACATTGTAAAGAACGAAAATGAGTTCAATGAGAATCCTGCCTCTGGGTATGAATATCTGTTAGTGAAAACGAAAGTGACTTATACTAAAGGAGAGGGGCCGGAAAATCTTGGTAGTACCGAGTTTAAGGTTTTTTGCGATGGTGTCGAATGTACAGAGAGTTGGGTAGTATTACCAAATGATTACATTAAGTTTGATAGCGGTGATGTTATGCCAGGGGCAACAAAAGAAGGATGGATTGCATATACAGTTCCAACTGGCAAAGAAGCGATTCTCAGCTTCCAACCAAACATGTTTGACGAAAATACTGCTTATATTTCACTTGGAATAATTCAATAA